A window of the Pogona vitticeps strain Pit_001003342236 chromosome 4, PviZW2.1, whole genome shotgun sequence genome harbors these coding sequences:
- the LOC110070496 gene encoding uncharacterized protein LOC110070496, whose amino-acid sequence MQLASSSPFPLLSNDLQWKYLREHDPQHEGGKKLKLEGKELMSVPHQLFTLEGLKVLEMSPERESCLRYKMDLIPREIGGLKNLTLLYLDSNNLKDVPVEIGSLIKLERLTLSNNSLTSLPEEISGLQRLRSLHLANNGLVELPPPLCQLRNLVFLDVTDNRIGSIPDTIHQLQKLETLLLLFNHLKCLPRGICSLNSLSTLWLGHNKLKALPSSFGQLVNLDWGWNYCSCDFEGNPLECPPPEICSGGPAAIRKYFASSRGQKRYV is encoded by the coding sequence ATGCAACTGGCCTCCagctcccctttcccccttctcagcAATGACCTCCAATGGAAATATCTAAGAGAACATGATCCTCAACATGAAGGTGGGAAGAAGCTCAAACTGGAAGGCAAGGAGCTGATGTCAGTGCCTCACCAGCTCTTCACTCTGGAAGGACTAAAGGTTCTGGAGATGAGCCCAGAGCGAGAGAGTTGCCTGAGGTACAAGATGGACCTCATCCCTCGTGAAATTGGTGGCTTGAAGAATCTCACTTTGCTCTACCTAGACTCCAACAACTTGAAAGACGTTCCGGTTGAGATTGGATCCTTAATCAAGTTGGAAAGGCTTACCCTCAGCAACAACAGCTTGACTTCTCTGCCTGAGGAAATCAGTGGCCTCCAGAGACTCCGCAGTCTTCATCTTGCCAACAATGGCCTGGTGGAGCTTCCACCACCTCTGTGTCAGCTAAGGAACCTGGTCTTCTTAGATGTCACTGACAACCGCATTGGCTCCATCCCTGACACCATCCATCAGCTGCAGAAACTGGAgaccctgctgctgctttttaacCATCTTAAGTGTTTGCCAAGAGGAATCTGTTCTTTGAACTCTTTGAGCACCCTCTGGTTAGGACACAACAAGCTCAAGGCACTTCCGTCTAGCTTTGGACAGCTGGTGAATCTGGACTGGGGTTGGAATTATTGTTCATGCGATTTCGAAGGGAATCCATTGGAGTGCCCACCCCCTGAAATATGCAGTGGGGGGCCTGCTGCCATTAGAAAGTATTTTGCCTCATCAAGGGGACAGAAACGATATGTGTGA